CTTTTTTGTCATTGCGAGGCTTCCTCGGGAAGACGAAGCAATCTGTCGCCAACACTTGCGGAATGATGATGTAAGATTATACTGAGACCGATGTCCTATTACGTCTACATCATGATCAATCCCACCAACAAGGTTATCTATACAGGGGTAACAAACGACCTCATCCGCAGGGTGTACGAGCACCGAAATAAGCTTGTTTCCGGTTTTACCAGGAAATACAACATTGTAAAACTTGTCTACTATGAGATATTCCCAGACCCTCAAGGTGCGATTGCAAGGGAGAAGGCGCTCAAGGGCAGTTCACGAAGTCGCAAGATAAAGCTGATAGAGGGCATGAATCCATTATGGCGTGATTTGTGGGAGGAAATAACACAATAGCCATTGCGAGGACCCAAAGGAACATTCACTTCGTGAATAGATTGCTTCGGTCATCTTCGATGACACTCGCAAAGACATTTCTTTTTTGTTCGTGTTATAAAAAACGTGCGCTGTCATTGAGAGACGTACTCGGGACGGCGAAGCAATCTCATCTGGGTAGCTCGGAAAGCTACTATGTTGGTTGACTAAAAGTTGGTCGCTATGTGATTATTTCTTTTGAGAAGAAAATCGACCGTATTTAGGAACCAGCCCTGCTTCTTCTGGAGTCCGATTAGATTTCGCCGAATTGCAGCTTTGACATGCTGTAACGAGATTCTCAAAATCGTTGTTGCCTGGAACCATGTGATCTATGCTGCCAGCATTTTGTCTGTTTGGCGATTCAGAAGCGCTGAGCTCATAGTCAGGTATTATCGTAACACCACAGTAAACGCATTCGTAGTTGTCATGCTTGTAGATGCGTCTGCGCACGCCTTGAGCGATATCCTTCTTCTGAGTTATTGGTCTACCACCTTTGCCGATTTTCAGTTTTTTTTCTTTTTCTCTTTCCTTCCTTTCTAATGCCAACGCTTGTTCATAAACCTTTGAAGCCTCTTCCAAAAAGCCTTGTTTAATAAGATCTAGCTGCGCCGGCTTATCTATAAGCTTAAGTGCTTTATATGGTTCAATAGCTTCATGTACGAAAAGATCGCTTTTTAGTAACTTTTCAGGTGATGCGTAAGCTTCTTTGTAAGCTTCTATTTGCAATGGCGCAAGGAATTCTTCGAAAAGAACCTTGATTTTTGATGACTCTGTCTGTAATGATTTCCAAAGATATTGAGTTAATTCTGATAGAGGTCTGGAAATATGCCCTGCAAAAGGTGCACCGAACATTATGCTTATAAAGTCATCCCACTTGCGTATCGTTTCTTCAAACTTCTCGTAAGTTAATCTGAGTTCCTGGCTATAGAATTTCTCTTGTGCCATGGAATTAATATACCACTTTTTTATCCTTTCGTGTCAAGGCTGGAAGCATCTTGTGATTTATAGATAAGGAGCATTTACTTCGTGAATAGATAGTTCCGCAAGCGTCACCTTTCAGAGCTTCGGATGCTCGAAGCAACCTCGCAAAGATAATTGCTAAATTCCCCCTCCTTGATGGAGGGGGGTAGGGGGCGGCGAAACCCATTATATGGCCGATCTTTTGTGCTTTTAAGCTCCACCTTGCCCCTAACCTCTTCCCGTCAAGGGAAGGGGACCCATAACACCCATTCTTTTTGTTTCACAGATGTGTTTAACCTTCTTTATAGTCAACTTGCTTGACAATTAACCGAGCGTACCTACAATAACCTCTATGAGAGATATAACATGGAGGTTCCCAAATGGGTAAGTTCACCTTTGTCCCCGTATGGATTATTCAGGACGTTATCATCTACGTGCTTGCCGTCATCATGCTCGTGTTCATCGTCAAGCGCGAGAAGCATCCGGCGTCCACAATCCTCGAATTCGTATGCTTCGTCTTATTGAACGCGGCTGTGTTCGAGAACTTCGCCACGCTGCAAGGCATGTACGGCTACGGCCGTTCCTTGATAATGATATTCAACGTGCCCGCATCCGTTCCCGTAATGGAATACATCGTCGTCTACACCGCTCTGCGGCTGGCTGATTCAATGAAGATTCCCACATGGACCAAGCCCATCTTCGTGGGTGTGTTCGGCATGCTCACAGACTTCTCGCTCGACCCTTTAGCGGTCAGCCAGCGTTTCCAAACACTCGAGGGCACGATAGGCCGCTGGACCTGGTTTCCGGGCGCTGCAGACATCCAGGTTTTCAACATCCCCGTATACAACTTCACGGGCTGGGTGCTCCTCTGCGGATACGCGGCGGCGATGTTACTCCTCGGCAGGTGGTGGTTCAAGAAGTCCGGCTACAAGAACGCGGTCGGCATGGCGTACCCGCCTTTGGCCATGATAGCGGCGCTTGGCGTGCTCATGAGCCCTCTCTCCAACTTCCTCCTGTGGCTCGAACCCATCTTCAAGGGGAGAGGGGGGTACTCCGAGGTCATTATGATTTCGGCGTTCGCGCTGGGGTTCGTTCTCATCCTCGCCCTGGCATGGCGCGGCAGGATGACTCGGAAGCTCTCTTGGAACCAGGACTACATCATCCCAGTGACGTTCACTTTTTTCCACACGTCCAACATTTGTTTCACCGTCATCGGCGGCTACTGGCACATCCTTTCGCTCACACTGCCTGTGGCGGTTGTGCATCTGGCGATAGTCTTTTTCATCTTCATACGCGGTCTGAAATCATACTCTCCGAAGAGTTCTACACCTCGACCATTATAGAATAATATTGACACATCCCGTACCCGGGATAAACTTGTTAGTATGGGTTTCCTCAAGTGCTGGCTTACAAGTTACTTCAATCCAGGCAGGGCGTTCGAAAATCTCAAGGATAAGCCCATCTATTGGGGAATTTCAGGAGTTCTTGCTTGCTGGATAGGTCGCTCCGTCCTTATAATCTTCCCCCTTTATCTCCTCGGATACGAACCATTGACCGAATCGTGGCTGGCGTTCCTTCCTACCGAGCACTACTACCTTGCCGAGATATTCTTCCTTCCCGTCCTTGGACTCCTGCAGTGGCTTACCGCGGGCTCGTTTATGTACCTTTTGCTGAGATTCGTGAAGGGCATCCGCGATTTCGACACTGTACTCAACTACACAGGCATGGCCGCACTCATCGTTTTTCCCGCAGGGCTTTTACTCGACTGGGTAACAATCCTTTCGGGAGGCTGGAATCTTATGGTGCTCGCAATAACACATTCGTTTCTTGCGCTGTACGGCATATTTCTTGGTTCGGTTGCCCTAAGCCGCATCTTCAAGCTTCGCTTATGGCTGGCACTCGGATTTACGATACTCGTGACGCCTTTAGAAATCCTATGGGGAGCGATATTCTCTAGATAGGTACATAAACCTGTTGACAAGCCACGCTTTAGCCGTAATCTCAGTCGGTAGCAGGATACAAAGGAGGCAGCGTGCCCGATTTATTAGAAATCACGCGTGATTATCACAAAATCGTGAGTAAAAGACTCGAAGCGAGCGGATTATCGCCGGAGCAGCTTGCGGTTCACAAGCGAACTCTCGAACTTGCCGCATCCGTAAAAGATGTAGGCGACCTCGAGGCAAAAAAGGAAGCGGAGGACCTCACCTTCAAGCTCGCGCAGTCCATATCCATAGACAACTGGAATGCTAAGGCCAAGGCGGCCTTAGAGTCCGGCGAGTGGCTCGCAAGGGATGTGTTCGATGAAACATGCAAAGAAGCCAAAGCCTCGTCCAACCACGCGTCGCTCGCCAAATCGGTCGATGAGGCGAGCGCCAAAGGCGCAGAGAAACTCGCAATCCAGGAATACGTAAAGAGCTCGTTCCTCTCCGCATTATACGCTATCTTTGCTTACCGCATCACTCATCCCGCCAACGCCGAAGAACGCAAGAGGCAGAAGGCGAATCTCGACATTTACTCCTCGGAGATAAAAAAGAAAGGCGCAAACTTCGAGCAGCTTCTCAAGGATACTTACTTCAAAAGCTTTGCTCCGCTATCCGGCGAGCAGTGGCAAGAGGTTGAAAAGGTCTGCAAATCCATGCAATCCGCTGAGACCGACAAGCAAGCTCAGACATCTCTCGCAGAGGACGTCAAGAAGGCAACCGAGGCGCTCAAGGGCAAGTCGAAGGAACTCAAGGAGCTCCAGGTCTACATAGAATCGACTGGCACGCGAGAAGCATACCTCGGTATTTCCCCTAAGGTTGAACCGGGGCCGTATACATTCGAAAAGATATGGGAAGGGAGCAGAGATGAATGAGCAGGTTCGCCAGATGGTAGCGGGATTTGCGCTCGCGTACGAAACGTACAAGGGCATGCTGTCCGCAGAAGAGTTCCGCCCGCTCGAGTCGGTCTACAAAGAGATGATGACAATTGCCGAGGCCGCTTCCGATTTCATGGCTTTCAACGACGCTGCCACGAAGGCCGATATCTTCACGCGCCTGTCTGCAGAACTCGGAAAGGCTCAGGCTCTCATCGACTCCAAACCCAAATCCGAACGCAGGACGCTATCCGCCGATGGATTCATCGCTCAATACCGCATTCTATACGAGCAGGCGCAGTCGACGCCGCACGCATACCGCACGCGCGAGGTTTACGAAAAGCTGCTTGCGCTCGGAGAAGGCGCGCAAACGCCTCTCGATGTTGTCGCAAAGGCAGAAAGGGATAACCTCTTTCACAAGATAGGCGCGATGGGTGTCTTCGACACCTACAAGCTCGACTACGACAAGACCGATCCGAATGAAACCATACTCAGAGATTTCCGCAAGGACGTTATAAGAATCGCAGAAGAATCCAATACCGCAGATGAGCTTACGTACAAGGTCGACAAGCGTATGTACGAGTCGCAGAAAGAGATAGCGCACGATAATTTCATCACCCAGATGATTGCCAACCTGGTGGACTCGTTCCTGAATCTCGAACTCTCCAAGGCAGCCGTAAGGATAGGAAAGAACGAGTACATCGTGGCCGTTGCGATTTACCGCGAGGAGGCTCGTGAGGCATACCGAATCCTTAAGGACGAGTTCGGATTGGACTGGGATAAATTCATCTCCACCGAACGCTACAGGAAGCGGTTTCTTATGCAGTCGGCAGTCCTTGCGGAAACCGTCCGCGTTTTTCAGGCGATGGCGCCGGAGAATCTCGAATGGATGCGTGAAACGCTCTTCGAAGAGATACTCTCCCCGCTCTCCCTTGCAGATATCATCCTGCGCAAGCCGGCAAAAGTCTTTCATCCGCTTGCCATGGAGGAACATTCTAGAAAACACGGCATAGACGCAAAGCTGAAGTCCAGAGCGCAGGAGCTCCTCAAGGATTTCTACTGGGCGAAATGAATCGCTCGAAACCTTTTATCTGAAACTTGCGTCGTCAATTATGAATCTTAAAGGAGAAGTGCATGAAATTTTTAATCAATTGGATAGTAGCAGTTTTCGCGGTACTGGCTCTCGGGTGCAGCGGCGTGTCACAGGCAGGGATAAGGATAGACAATCCCGACGACAAGGAAGTCAAATTTGCGGGCTACTACGAAAGCAACTCAGGCAGAAACGAAATAGACGGAGTCACGAGGGCCACTTACAAGGTTCAGGTCTCCGACACCGGCGATTTTATTAGGATTGCTCTGGTCAAGGCGGACGCCACCGACACCGTGAATGAGCTTCGAGTCAAGCTTTTTTACGCCGGTCGCCGGGGTATAGCCACAGTCACTGAACCGGGCGACAGCGCCGTAATAGAATACGAAGTCAGGTTCTGACAGGATATAGCATTTTTGCATCTGCCGAAAGTGCCCAATATAAATAGCTTTCCCTATTGACAAAACCCTCCATATTCATATCCTTGAAGCGCTTTTTCAAGGAGGATGAATGAAATATCACATTCTAGCAATTGTTCTTTCTTTCTTTACCGCTTCGTCTCCTTCCGAGGTAGATGAGAACGCCTTGCGAAGGGAGATAACCTACATTGAACGCGCGGCGGATGAACTTGCCAGGCTCAATATCGACGTAGCAGACAGGCTTCAGAGGCGCAGGATCGCCTCAAAAATCGACGCCATATACGAAGCCACGGAAAGGATTCGGCTTCTTCTCGATCAGGATACGGTTCCGAAATCCATAAGGGACGATGATCTCATTAGCTTCATTGAATCCCTGGGGAAAGCGAGTTTTGGTGACACTAAGGTCGACATGGTCAAGGAGTTTGCCGGTTCCAACTGGTTCACGGTTTCGCAGGTAGGGCTTATTTGCGAGGAGATACCTTTCGGTGAAAACAAGGTTGAGGCTATTCTTGCCCTTTACCCGCACATCGTAGATAAGGAGAACGGCTACAAACTATACGAATTCGTGACCTTCTCCGATGACCGCGAACGGCTGAAGAAAGGACTCGAGGAACTCAAGGGAAACTAGATACCCTATGCGCATCGCGGTCATCCTTAGCCTTTTTTTTCAAGGCCGTTTTGATCCCCTTAGCCTTCATCTTCCAAGAAACGATGCAGATTATCTCTCGAAAAGGGTCGCAGCTATAGAGGACACTTCGGGCCGGTTCCTCGGTTCGGGGTTCTTCGTCTCGCTCGACGAGCGGCCCCGCTGGGTATACCTTGCTACCAACTTTCATGTTGCCGGCCGGAGCGGACGAGTGATCGCTTTCGTGAACGGACACTCATATACTGTAAGACCTTTCGTAAAGGACAGCATCGCAGACATCGTTCTCATGACAATAGATGTACGCCAAAGGAATGCATCGGATTCCTTTGGGGATCCCGACTCGCCGGCCTCAGAGACCCCTCCTCCCTCCTTTTCGTTGCCGGCAACCGTGCAACGCTCACGTTTCATACTCGACCGTTCCCTGCTCTGGCCCGGAATGTTTACGGTGCTTTCCGGCTACCCGTTCGGCGCCGGACTCGATTACCCATATTCGCCTTCTCTTTCGTTCGGACGCATCTCACGCATGGACGGCCAGGACTCAATGATCCGCATCGAGGGGATTCTGGACCTTGGCTCGAGCGGCTCGCCCGTTTTCACATGGGTATCCTCCGACGCAGGAGAGAGAGTGCGGCTTCTTGGCATGGCTCGCAGCTTCCAGGTTGCCAGATGCCTTTCAAGCCAGGCTGGCGATACGCTCGTTGTTCAATCCGGTCTCTACGAGATAGTGCCGGCGTGGCTTATATATAAGGTTCTCTTAAAGGCGGATTCTACAGTAATGGCTTTCATCTCTAAAAGAAACGAAGAGGAGCAGTAATGCCTTCTAAACCTTCAAAAAAGAAACTTTGCGACCACTGGGGTGAAGATGCATGCACGATAGAGGGCCTGGTGCTCGAGCGTCTGGGCGATTTTTACAGGGTTCGCGGCAAAGCGACAAACGCCATGGAATGCACTCTTCCGCACCTCCGGCTCAAGCTAACGATTTACAACTCCAAGGGAGCGAGCATCGTGGAGGATGTATTTCACATCACTAACCGCAAACTCGCTCCTCATGAGTCGTCGGAATTCAAGATAGAAGGCGAGTGGATAAGGGGAATGAACAGGGCAAAAATAACTTTGCATGCCTATCCTGTGGAGAAACGATATGAGCATATTTGAATCGAAGCCAAGATTTCGCGAGATAAACACCTGGCAGGACGAATTGAGGCTTGGTTCAAAGAGAGCGGTTCTTCAGCGGGGCGATATACTATTCATCGGCGGAGAGAACGTCACAGATATAACAGGCGTTTTCGGAACCGCGGTGACGCTCGTCACGAACAGCCCTTACTACCACATGGCAATCTACGACCACGCAGGCCGGTTCGTTCACGCAGGGTGGCCCAAGGTAGAAAGCCGGGACCTCCGCATCTTCTACCTCAAAAAAAGCAATGGGATACTCACCTGGGGCCGGCCGAGGCACAGAGACGGCAGACCTGTAACAGAGGAGGAGGCGTCAAAGGTCATAGCGTTCGCAGAGGAGCAGATTGGCAGACCCTACGACATAATGGCGAACCTTTCCTTTCTTTTCCGCGTGGACGGTCTTCCCGAAGTGCCTCCCTTTGTCCGCAAGATGTTCCAGGACCGCAACTGGCTCGAGGATAACAAGAAATGGCACTGCTCCGAGCTCGTAGGCGCTTCATGGTTCAAGGCCGCAGGAGTCATCTTTGTTGAAGATATGGACAGCAAGAGCTATCTTTCTCCCGCAGACATCTACGACTCGCTTTATCAGGACGTGGTCTGCACCCTCAAGCTCCGGGACGGCCGCTTCAAGCTCCTGACAAAATAGCCCGTAACACCCGTAACACACCATCCCGTCGATCACCGAAGAATACGAAGCATTGGCTTTTATCGTCGCCATTGCATGTCTTTGGGGATCCCCACCCGTAACACCCCCGTAACACCCCCGTAACACACCACCGACCGCCACCCCCGTACCCAAAGGGCTCTCTCATATTTGCGTGCAGACCTCCGGTTTTCCATTCTTCAATAATATATCACCACTGCCCAATTAGATAGAGATGCATCCCAGGATGTGCGGCAATCGGAGGGGGAAAGGGTGTCGGTGCGTTGCGGGTTTTGCGGGTGTTACTGGTGTTGCGGGTGTTACGGGTGTTACGGGTGTTACGGGTGTTACGGTAACTTGACAAAATTCGCCTGCATTATACAATCCATCCAAAAACATAAACACCTTTTCGAGGAGGATATATGCATTACCCTATCTGCGAGAACTGGGACGAAAACGTCTGCGAGATAAAGCTCGATAAAGGAGCGAAACCCGAGAAGCAGGGGAACTTTTTCCGTGTCCAGGGTTCTGTCAAAAACGTGCATGCCGATAACTGCAATTTACCTCATATAAGGCTGGACGTCTCCTTCTTCGATAAAAAGGGAAAGCCTTTGGATGTGGGAGTACTCGGGGAGGAGGAGGAGAACGTTAATCTGCGCGGCAACGTCGTTCACGTGAGCGACAGGGCAATATCACCGAATGAGACAACCTTTTTCAAATTCGAAGGCATCTGGAACGACATGATAGAGAAGGTTGAGGTCAAGACCCATCCGAAAGAAGAAAGGCTTCTCCTGCTCGCGCCGTCCGTGCCTGCGGGGCTGGAGCTTACGCCTATCAACTCATGGCAGGACAGGATATCGTTCGAAGGGAAATCGGCGGTAATCCAGAGAGGCGACATCGTGCTCGACGCGGGACCCGCACAAGGGGTCATCAGGGTCTTCTCTGCCATGATAGCGATGGTTACCAACTGCCCGTACCATCACGCCATGGTATACGACTGCGGATGGAATGTCGTTCATGCGACGTGGCCCAAGGTCGAGCGCAACTCCCTCGAGAACCTGTACCTGAATCAGCCGGACGCGGTACTAACGTGGGTCAGGCCGAAGTACAAGAACGGCAAGGCCGTAACTGAGGCAGACGCAAAAAAAGCCCTCGCTTTCGCCTCGAAGCAGATAGGCTGCGACTACGACATCATAGCGAACGCCGGATTCCTCTTCCGCGCCGACGGGCTTCCCGGGATGCCTTTGGAGATAGAAAAGCTATTTCAGGAGCGCAACTGGCTTGCCGATCACTCGAAGTGGCACTGCTCCGAACTTGCAGGAGGGGCGTGGTGGCTTGGCGCCGGGCTCGAACTCGTGGAAGATATGCGGCAGAAGGACTTTCTTTCACCGGCCGACATCTACACCTCGTTCTACCACGACATCGTCTGCAGCTTTGTGATAAAAGACGGCAAGGCGAAGCTTTATACAAAATAACTAATCCCGTAAAAATCGCTGCGTGATTTTTACGGGGACCCAGATGAAGCCCTTTTAAATCGCGTTGCGATTTAAAAGGGAAC
This bacterium DNA region includes the following protein-coding sequences:
- a CDS encoding GIY-YIG nuclease family protein, which codes for MSYYVYIMINPTNKVIYTGVTNDLIRRVYEHRNKLVSGFTRKYNIVKLVYYEIFPDPQGAIAREKALKGSSRSRKIKLIEGMNPLWRDLWEEITQ
- a CDS encoding HNH endonuclease, whose amino-acid sequence is MAQEKFYSQELRLTYEKFEETIRKWDDFISIMFGAPFAGHISRPLSELTQYLWKSLQTESSKIKVLFEEFLAPLQIEAYKEAYASPEKLLKSDLFVHEAIEPYKALKLIDKPAQLDLIKQGFLEEASKVYEQALALERKEREKEKKLKIGKGGRPITQKKDIAQGVRRRIYKHDNYECVYCGVTIIPDYELSASESPNRQNAGSIDHMVPGNNDFENLVTACQSCNSAKSNRTPEEAGLVPKYGRFSSQKK
- a CDS encoding carotenoid biosynthesis protein, whose protein sequence is MGKFTFVPVWIIQDVIIYVLAVIMLVFIVKREKHPASTILEFVCFVLLNAAVFENFATLQGMYGYGRSLIMIFNVPASVPVMEYIVVYTALRLADSMKIPTWTKPIFVGVFGMLTDFSLDPLAVSQRFQTLEGTIGRWTWFPGAADIQVFNIPVYNFTGWVLLCGYAAAMLLLGRWWFKKSGYKNAVGMAYPPLAMIAALGVLMSPLSNFLLWLEPIFKGRGGYSEVIMISAFALGFVLILALAWRGRMTRKLSWNQDYIIPVTFTFFHTSNICFTVIGGYWHILSLTLPVAVVHLAIVFFIFIRGLKSYSPKSSTPRPL
- a CDS encoding DUF4476 domain-containing protein; this translates as MKYHILAIVLSFFTASSPSEVDENALRREITYIERAADELARLNIDVADRLQRRRIASKIDAIYEATERIRLLLDQDTVPKSIRDDDLISFIESLGKASFGDTKVDMVKEFAGSNWFTVSQVGLICEEIPFGENKVEAILALYPHIVDKENGYKLYEFVTFSDDRERLKKGLEELKGN
- a CDS encoding trypsin-like peptidase domain-containing protein, with product MRIAVILSLFFQGRFDPLSLHLPRNDADYLSKRVAAIEDTSGRFLGSGFFVSLDERPRWVYLATNFHVAGRSGRVIAFVNGHSYTVRPFVKDSIADIVLMTIDVRQRNASDSFGDPDSPASETPPPSFSLPATVQRSRFILDRSLLWPGMFTVLSGYPFGAGLDYPYSPSLSFGRISRMDGQDSMIRIEGILDLGSSGSPVFTWVSSDAGERVRLLGMARSFQVARCLSSQAGDTLVVQSGLYEIVPAWLIYKVLLKADSTVMAFISKRNEEEQ